A segment of the Fibrobacter succinogenes subsp. succinogenes S85 genome:
GCACCATCATCGAAAGTGATGAATCGGCTGGTGAATTGTTTTGCTGGGTTATGGTAAATCGGGTGGACTACCCCGCCGAAATATTTCCGGTAGAACTCGCATACCTTGTCGATATCTTTAACCCAGATGGCAATATGTTCAATCTTCATAAAACCTCTATAAACAATATACCTATTTCGAATAGAAAAAATTCCATGAACATATCATGTTTCACGTGAAACACAATCAAGAATACCAAGCAAAAACATACTCGTATGTTTTTATTTGGTATTCGCAGAGTGTAGGACTACGATGTAATCGTAGTCCCAACACATGAGCCGAGAGTCGCAGATTTCTATTATATATTAGTATATTTATCACATGAAACTTTATCAATTCTTCCTCCCCTATTTAATTGTCCTTTTCATGGCAAACGCATCCTTTGCCGATGAATCCCAAAAAATAGAAAATGCCGCAGTTAACTCGAACGGATCCGGCCTTGCACTGATTCCTTGGGATCTATTTATTGGCGGAATGAATAGTTTTGTCGTAGGTGCCGACTGGATATTTGGCAATTTCAATATTCTTTATGCTTCGACCTCCCAAGTAAATGAGGTCCCGAAACATTCGTGGGTGTGGACTCTCAGAACCCAGGCTCTTTGGGCGCCTACAATTGGTGCTTATTTGCAGCCTACGATACAGTATATGTTTTTTGGTGGACCTTTGACAATGTTCAAGGTTTCGGTCGGACCGGAAATCGGTTATAAAAGGAAAACCGGATTTGAATATGGTGGGTCTGTCCGCGTAGGTGCATTTATGGATTTGTTGAATTTCGAAATGGGATATTTGGTAAATTCAAAACGAACCTATATGAACATCATTCTTAACCTTCCTTCGGGTCTCGGAATTTGGGTTTAAAAGGAGGTCCTCATGATCAATATTGAAGTTATCCAGGGTGATATCACCAAGCTTAAAGTCGATGCCATCGTGAATGCGGCAAACTGTTCGCTGTTAGGTGGCGGCGGTGTTGATGGGGCAATTCATCGTGCGGCAGGTCCGGAACTTTTGCAGGCGTGTATTCCCCTGAAAGGTTGCGAAACGGGTCATGCTAAAATCACTCCTGGGTTTAAGCTCCCGGCAAAGTTTGTGATTCATACCCCGGGACCGGTTTATCGTGACGGTCAGCATGGTGAACCTGCGCTTTTGGAATCGTGCTATAAAAGCTGCCTTGCTCTTGCCGAAGAGAATAATTGTGAGACTGTTGCCTTCCCCGCTATTTCTACCGGCGTTTATGGATACCCTTGGAAAGAAGCAACCGAAATAGCCGTGAATACGGTCCACGACTATCCTGCACGGAATATCAAGAAGGTCATCTTCTGTTGCTTCAGCGCGCAAATGAAAAAAATCTATCAAGAAGTTTTGCAGCGAGTTTAGCAATAAAGACCGTGGTGACGAAAGGTCGGTAAAAAAGGCGCTTCGTCAGCAAATCTAATTGCGTCTCTCTATAATACCCCGTTCTTTTTTATATTGTCCACTGTAATTTAAATAAGGAGTATATAATGGAAGAAGTTAAAAACTTTATCAAGGAATGTGGTGCCTATTTCCTCGCAACGGTTGATGGTGACGAGCCGAAAGTACGCCCGTTCGGTACTATTGAAATTTTTGAGGGCAAGCTCTACATCCAGACTGGTAAGTCCAAGAACGTTTCGAAGCAGATCCAGAAAAACGGCAAGGTTCAGCTTTGCGCCATGAATAAGACTTGCAATAAGTGGTTGCGCTTGAGCGGAACGCTCGTCCGTGATGATCGCCGTGAACCCAAGGTCCATATGCTTGAAGCCTACCCTGAACTCAAGCGTATGTATTCCCCGGACGATGAAAACACCGAAGTTCTCTACTTCAAGGATGCTACCGCCACGTTCTGCAGCTTCACTGAAGCACCGCGTACCATAAAGTTCTAAATAGTTCTTTTGTTCTGCCCCACCTTGGGGCGTATTCTTTAGACGCCGAGTTCCCCGCGAGCTTGGCTTTTTTCATATGGAACAATTATAGCGCTCTAAATTTTAATACAACATATATTATGTAGTTGATAAACTGACTTAATTTTATTAACTATTGAATTTATAAATCAAAAAAAACTGTAAAAATTCATTTTTATTGTTTATAGATAATGAACAATTTTTCTCACAATAACTATGTTTCACGTGGAACAATTTCAGTTTTTGTGGATAATATGTAAAATTGTGAGATAAAAGGTTGATTCGCGTTGAATATTTGATAACATTATATCAACATATATTTTTACGCTTGTAGACGGAAAATTTAGTCAGGCTTTCATTTATTCGGTTTACATATATTATATTTCTTTGTGGAGGCTTTATGCAGGACAATACGAAACGTGGCGAGCGCGCACTTTTTTGGATGAAGGCCATCTTTGTTATATTCATCCTTTACTTTTTTTGGAGCTCGCCCATTAATGCAATCTTTCCTGGTACGAATGATAATACCGTGACTGCTTCGGTTTTGGTTCGTATTGCCTTCGGTGCTTTGGTGAGCTTGGGAATGCTTTTTTCTCTGATTGCATTTTTGGTCAGCTTCTTATCGTGGCTGCATCGTGCTATTGCAAATTTGCGAGTTATATCAGTAACAGACTTTTCGCCTATGGGAGCAGTTCTCCTCACTTGCATCCCCCTTGTAGGTTTCGTCTTGCATTTTTGGATCTTCAATGACATGGTTGCACGCCAACAGGATTGCATGCATGAACGTGGAATTTTGAAGGATCGTTTCCCGAAAAAGTTTTTGATTGGATGGGTCTTGGCTTCGGTCGGGTGTTTGGCCCTGATGTTTATCGGTTTCAGCAGTCCTACCGGTCAAGAGATTCGTGGGTTGACTGAAAATATTTTAACTGTCGTGAGCGTTGGCCTGTACATCAAATGCTTCATGTTTTACATTGCTCAAGAACGTGAACTTTATAATGTTCACACAGAAACGCTTTTCCGCAAGCGTGTCGATGAAATTATTCGCGAACGCGAAATTGAACGTGCCGCTGACCAGCTCCGCGACAAACAATAATTTTTTCTGAATTTTGGAATGCGCGACTAAAAATATGTTGCGACGTACTTTTTCTGGAATTCCGGATCTTCGTGCGCCCAGTGCTTTTCTTCCATCGCCTGGTATTGCCAGTTGAGCGCCTGCATAAATTTTTCCGGCTCGCAGAGATTCTTGAAAATCGCATCGAGGTCGTCGACCGTCGCACTTGAGCTGACTAACTGTTCTTTCGGAATGTAGCTGTACGGAGAACTTGCGAAATCGCTCCCGATGAAAACCGCTCCGAGTGCGGCCGCTTCCTTGAGCTTTAAGTCGCTCTTTGCGCGGTTGAAATTGTTGGCGGCGAGCGGTGCCAGGAAAAAGTCGGGCTTGTAGCTCGCGACCGTCTGTGCGAACGGCAAAAAACTCGTGAAAGGAATCTTCGTGAATTTTCCGTCGAGGTCCTTCAGAAAATCCGGCTCGCCAAAAATCTGGAAGTCGATGCTCCCGTCTTCGATGTGCTTGCGGATCCAGGGAATCCATGCGCCTTCGAGGTCGCCCGGAATTTCGGCTGTGAAATGTCCGAGACTGCCGGCATACATCACCTTCGGTTTTCCCGAGAAAGCAGACGTCCTCTGTGACATCCCGAACAGCGACTTTGAAATACCGTTCGGCATCACCACCGCGTTTACGCCGAGGTCGGACTTGATGCGGCTCGCGAGGTAGCGCGTCGAGCAGACTACCACGTCAAACAGCGGCAACACCTGCTTGAGACTCGTGAGCATCATCTGGTCGTGATTCGGAATCTGCTTCGCGTACGAAGCGATCACCGGTGACAAATCCCACTGCAAGTCATCCAGGTCAGTCACGAGCTTGAACCCGCATTCCTTCTTGAGCTTCGCATAGAACAACGCAAGTTGCGCGCGACCCGGCGCCGTCGGCTTCTGCAGAATCACCGCCCGCGTCTGCTTGAGTGCGTCTTTGTTCGCACAGACAATCTGGGTGATAGACGGCACGACCTGAAAATCGTTAGGCCCCATGAACTGGGTGCAAGGCAAAATGCAGCGAACCCAGTCGGATTGCGCCATGTCATAAGGATGCACGATAACTTGCGTTCTGATCATGGAAGGAAAAGTAGTAAAAAGTTTGATGGAAGTGCCGCGGAATGAGGAGGGGAATACGCAGAATTTGTGAAAAATAGATGCTGTATTTAGAAAAAATAAAGTGTTTGTTTATAAAAAAATATGTTTTTGTGACAAGTTTGTTTTGAAATTTTTTTTTGTTTATATTTGGTCAAAAAATAGGAATACGATTGTAGATAGAACTTTGTTTGGTATGAAGTTATTTTCAATCATATGAGAAAAAGTAAACTATAACAGGAAAAAATTCTATGAAAAGAGAATACGAAAAATATAAAAATGGTTTTACTAAAGTTCCTGAATATATTGTGAATGCGATGCAGGGATTGGCTTATTGGATTGGTTATAAAAAATGCCTCTATAATTATTATCCGTTGTCTGAATGTGCTATTGTGTCAGAATTTTCATCGTTGTTGCAATCTGGTGCAAATGAGGACGAAATAGTATTATGTGAACGACAGTATTGTAACTTTTTTACAGAAGAAAATATCCCAGAAGATGTGGATGGGAAAAGAGTGGATCTTACGGTGGCTGAACTGGAAAATAATCATAATCAAAATGAAGTTCATAATATTCTTGCTCATGATAATAAACAAGAAAAAGGTTTTTTAAGGGATAAAGCAAAAGTTGTTTTTGAAGTCAAATTACATCGCAGTTCAAGGACATTAATAGATAACGATTTTAAAAGGTTAAAAAAAATAAAAGATGCTAATGAATCTATTGTTACATATTTATTGCTTGTTTCGGAAAATGAAATTCCAGAAGAATTTGTAGATATTAGCTCTGGGCATGGTAAAAAAGATTATCAATTAACGAACAATAGACATAATGATGAAAATGCACCTCATATTCATGTTTCCAAGGTAAGATATGTTTTGAATCAAAAACTTGATGCGCCTCAATTAAAAGGATGGATTTCGCAAACGTTGGACTCTGATGAAGCTGATGTAGATGAGGCGATAAAAGATCAAATTGATTTTATAAGTAGTAAAATGCTATCGCGAGGTGCATTTGTGTGTTTGATTGAAGTTGTATAATTTAATTTGAACAACTTAAGATGTCAAATAAAACAGCCTGCTTTTTTGAGCAGGCTGTTTGCGTTTTCTTTTGCAGGACGTTTTCCGCGTGTTTATTTTATATCAAACTGAACTTTCGGGGCTACGCTTGCGGCTGCGTCAGCTGAGAAGAGGGCTTTCGGGGAGGCGCCTGCGAATCCGGCGACGATGTTTGTCGGGAACTGGCGAATGGTGGTGTTGTATGCCTGCACGGTTTCGTTGTAGCGCTTGCGTTCAACAGCGATGCGGTTTTCGGCGCCTTCAAGTTGTACGCGGAGTTCCTGGAAACTCTTGTTGCTCTTGAGATCCGGATAGTTTTCGGAGACGGCCATAAGGCGCTGGAGGGCTCCGCTGAGGGTGCCTTGCATTTCTTGGAAGCGCTTGAGTGCGGCTTCGTCGTTCATGAGGCTTTCGTCGAGCTTGATGGTTCCGCCCATGCGGCTGCGCATATCCATGACTTCGGTGAGGGTGCTCTTTTCGAAGTTGGCTTCGCCTTGCACGGTGCTGACGAGATTCGGGATGAGGTCAAAACGGCGCTGGTAGGTGTTTTCGACTTGAGCCCACTGTGTCTTGACGCCTTCTTCAAGGGCGATGATGTTGTTGTATGTGCCGATGCCTTTCCCGACGATGATGAGCAGGATGACGACGACAACGATAACGGCGATTAAAGCTTTTTTCATGATTTCTCCGGTTTTTACGGTGTCAATATACAAATTTTGCGTTTATTCCTTGCGGCGGTAAATGTTCGCGAGTATCGCACCGGAAATGTTGTGCCATACGGAGAAAATTGCGCCGGGGACGGTCGCCATCGCAAGTGACGAAAATGCGGTGCCTGCAAGGCTTGTGGCAAGTCCGGAATTCTGCATGCCGATTTCGATGGAGAGCGCTTTGGTCTTGGAGGTGGAAAAGTGCAATAGCTTGCCGAGTCCAAATCCGCAGCCGTAACCGAGGAGGTTGTGGAGAATCACCACGGCAAAAACAATGGCGCCTGTCGAGATGATTTTTGCGGCATTGTGTGAGACGACGGCGGCTACGATCATTGCGATGGCAATTACGGAAACGAGCGGAAGTACTTTCACGGCGCGAGTGGTCCACTTGCCAAAAAACTTGTTGATGACGAACCCGAGCGCAATCGGGACGATCACGACTTTCACGATGGAAAGGAACATCGCCATTATGTCCACATTCACGGTTGTGCGCAGCAGCAGGTAGGTAATCGCCGGTGTCAAAATCGGGGCAAGCAAAGTGTTTACGCTA
Coding sequences within it:
- a CDS encoding O-acetyl-ADP-ribose deacetylase, whose translation is MINIEVIQGDITKLKVDAIVNAANCSLLGGGGVDGAIHRAAGPELLQACIPLKGCETGHAKITPGFKLPAKFVIHTPGPVYRDGQHGEPALLESCYKSCLALAEENNCETVAFPAISTGVYGYPWKEATEIAVNTVHDYPARNIKKVIFCCFSAQMKKIYQEVLQRV
- a CDS encoding pyridoxamine 5'-phosphate oxidase family protein produces the protein MEEVKNFIKECGAYFLATVDGDEPKVRPFGTIEIFEGKLYIQTGKSKNVSKQIQKNGKVQLCAMNKTCNKWLRLSGTLVRDDRREPKVHMLEAYPELKRMYSPDDENTEVLYFKDATATFCSFTEAPRTIKF
- a CDS encoding DUF4328 domain-containing protein, whose translation is MQDNTKRGERALFWMKAIFVIFILYFFWSSPINAIFPGTNDNTVTASVLVRIAFGALVSLGMLFSLIAFLVSFLSWLHRAIANLRVISVTDFSPMGAVLLTCIPLVGFVLHFWIFNDMVARQQDCMHERGILKDRFPKKFLIGWVLASVGCLALMFIGFSSPTGQEIRGLTENILTVVSVGLYIKCFMFYIAQERELYNVHTETLFRKRVDEIIREREIERAADQLRDKQ
- a CDS encoding LemA family protein; its protein translation is MKKALIAVIVVVVILLIIVGKGIGTYNNIIALEEGVKTQWAQVENTYQRRFDLIPNLVSTVQGEANFEKSTLTEVMDMRSRMGGTIKLDESLMNDEAALKRFQEMQGTLSGALQRLMAVSENYPDLKSNKSFQELRVQLEGAENRIAVERKRYNETVQAYNTTIRQFPTNIVAGFAGASPKALFSADAAASVAPKVQFDIK
- a CDS encoding bile acid:sodium symporter family protein, encoding MRILEKISEFVGKWMAIVVLAIAALSLFVPKSTLWIELSWVNYLLMVVMFGMGLTLKLSDFALVFARPKEITIGCAAQFIVMPALAFLLSKAFGLDAALMAGVVLVGTCPGGTASNVITYLSKGDVALSVGMTSVNTLLAPILTPAITYLLLRTTVNVDIMAMFLSIVKVVIVPIALGFVINKFFGKWTTRAVKVLPLVSVIAIAMIVAAVVSHNAAKIISTGAIVFAVVILHNLLGYGCGFGLGKLLHFSTSKTKALSIEIGMQNSGLATSLAGTAFSSLAMATVPGAIFSVWHNISGAILANIYRRKE